In Planctomycetota bacterium, the DNA window GCCATCTGGGGCGCCTCGCAGTTGGGGATCTACAGCAAGGCCTACGCGCTGCTGCTGCTGCCGCTGCGGCAGATCAACGCGCCGATCGCGTCGGTTTCCGTACCGGCGCTCAGCCGGCTGCAGGACGAGCCCGAGGCGTTCCGGCAGTTCTACCAGCGTATGGTCCGGCTCATCTCGTACGCCACGATGCCGCTCGTCGTCGTGCTCGCGGTGCTGGCCGAGGAGATCACCGGCGTCGTGCTCGGGCCGGGCTGGGAGGAGAGCGCGGTGGTGTTCCGCGTGCTGGCGTTCTTCGGCGTGGTGCAGTCCGTGTCGGTCACGACGGGCTGGGTGCTTACGTCCCTGGGCAATTCTCGCCGCATGTTCGAGTGGAACGTCATTGGCACGCCGACGATCGTCATCGCGTTCGCGCTCGGCCTGCCGTACGGGGCGTACGGCGTGGCGCTGGCCGCCACGATCGCCGCGCTGGTGCTGTCGGTGCCGCAGATCTTCTACGCGTTCCGGGGCACGCCGGCGTCGATGGCCGATATCGTGCGGGCCTCGGGCCCGCCGCTGATCCTGGCGATGGCGATCTTCGGCACCGGCGAGACGGCCCGGCGGCTGGCGGCGCCGCACGTCGCGGAGATTGCCGCGTCGATCGCCTCTTCGACGCAGGCCATCACCTTGCCCGTCGGGATCCTCCGCCACGGACTCTCCTCGATCATCGTCGGCGTGGTGGCGGCGGGCCTCATGGGCCTGTGGTTCGCGCTGCTGCCCTCGGCGCGGGAGGAGGTCGGCATGGCCGTCCGCATGCTCCGCAAGCGAAAGAGCCCCGCCGGAGGAGATGTCCCGTGATCGCCGCCGCCCTGCGCTCGGCCCGCCGGATGCTGCTGCCCTCGGAGCTGCGGCGGCAGATGGCCATCCGCCGCATGCGGCGGGAGCACGGCGTGCACTTCTCGGGCGTCGACGGTCCAGTCGTGATCCGCCGCACGACGTTCGCCCGGCATTGCCGCTTGGCGACGCCGGTGCACCTGCAGGGGTGCACGCTGGGCCAGTACTCGTATGTCGAGCCGTACTGCCGGATCAC includes these proteins:
- a CDS encoding lipopolysaccharide biosynthesis protein; this translates as MPPAPVAPAAVDRFGPSLSATDRKADLNRRAARGGVVTLSGQALRLIVQIGSTMVLARLLTPGDFGLVAMGLTATSFAMVFKDAGLSIATIQRAEVSHEQISNLFWANVVISAALMLVVAALSPLVAMFYQQPALIGVTTGLSLVFVFGGLAVQHKAILTRQMRFGALTGVVIGSQAGGVAVAIAMAIAGFGYWSLVGLAVGQAAVECVLVWLLCDWKPGRPQRGVGTKSMIHFGSFLTAFNVLNYATRNADNVMLGAIWGASQLGIYSKAYALLLLPLRQINAPIASVSVPALSRLQDEPEAFRQFYQRMVRLISYATMPLVVVLAVLAEEITGVVLGPGWEESAVVFRVLAFFGVVQSVSVTTGWVLTSLGNSRRMFEWNVIGTPTIVIAFALGLPYGAYGVALAATIAALVLSVPQIFYAFRGTPASMADIVRASGPPLILAMAIFGTGETARRLAAPHVAEIAASIASSTQAITLPVGILRHGLSSIIVGVVAAGLMGLWFALLPSAREEVGMAVRMLRKRKSPAGGDVP